From the Acetomicrobium thermoterrenum DSM 13490 genome, the window AAGAACTAGCCGAACAATTCATAGAAGCCTATTTCGAGGACATTATACCATTGGGAGTAAGACAAGCTACAATACATCCAAAAGCTACAGAGCACATTGACGACATCATTCGACTCATATCCCGCATTATAGAAAATGGGCATGCTTATATCATAGATGGTAACGTTTACTTCGATGTCAAAAGTTATCCCAATTATGGAAAGTTGTCCGGTCAAAGCTTGGAAGAACTCCAGGCAGGGGCAAGAATTGAAGTTGACGAAAGAAAAAGACACCCTCTTGATTTTGTCCTATGGAAGGCCAAAAAGGAAGGCGAGCCCTGGTGGGACAGTCCTTGGGGTCACGGAAGACCGGGATGGCACGTAGAATGCAGTGCCATGGCCATGAAATATTTAGGTGATACCATCGATATTCATGGAGGAGGAAGTGATCTTATCTTTCCGCATCACGAAAACGAAATTGCCCAAGCGGAGGCGGCAACGGGTAAACAGTTTGTGAGATTCTGGATACACAATGGTTATCTATTGATAAACAAAGAAAAGATGTCCAAATCTTTAGGCAACATTCTCACCGTACGCGAGATTAGGAAGAACTTCCAGCCCTTGGCCGTAAGGCTTTTCATATTGGCTGCCCACTACAGAAGTCCCCTCGATTTCTCGGACGACTCTCTAATTCAGGCCACAAAAAGCTTGCAGCGACTTCGCAATTGTTATTCCGATCTCTTGTTTTATATGGAGCGAAGCCAAGAAAAAAATACTCCCGATACGTGGCTCGAGGATGTCGTAAATAATGGTTACAAGAGGTTTTGCAACGCCCTGGACGATGATTTCAATACGGCCGGAGCGTTGGGAGCGGTTTTCGAAGTTGTCAGAGATCTGAATAATTATTTGAAGGAAAATGAGACATTAGATAAACAGGCCTTGATCAAGTCCAAGGATTTTTTTGAAACCGTTGAGAACATATTAGGAGTTATTGGAATAAATACGATAGGAGAAGAGTTTGCCGGAACATTATCGAGCAGTGAGATCGAAGGGCTCATAAAAGAAAGGGAGGCGGCGAGAAAAAAACGGGATTTCGCAAGGGCAGATGCTATACGGAACGAACTGGCCTCTAAAGGGATAATATTGGAAGATACTCCTCTAGGTACGCGTTGGAAAAAGAAAGAACAATGATAGAGAGGTTTGCGCCCTCAAATATTACAATTACTGCGTTTTGCCGAGGATTTCGTAAAATTGGTCGGGGCTGTATTGAGCAAGCCCCGCCTTCCACGCAAAAACGGCGGCCTGCGTTCTGTCGGGAAAATCGAGTTTCTTCAGAATGCGACTGACGTGGTTTTTAACGGTTTTTTCGGACAAAAACATTATCTGAGCGATATTCTGGTTTGAAAAGCCCTGGGATAACCAATAGAGGACTTCCTTCTCCCGTGGAGTAAGGTGATCAAGTTGAGCTGTATCTTTCTCGATTAGCGAGACAGGTTTTTTGTATGTCTCCAATCTTGGATCATTATAAGGATCGGCCTTGGCCACGTTACGAATTGCCGACAAAAGATCCTCTGCCTTGGAAGATTTCAGTATACACCCATATATGCCTAACTTCCTCAGATTCTGCAATCTATCGTGATAATTATTCTCTTTGGAAGTCAATAAAACACACCTGAAGGGCGCAAACTCTTTGGAGAGTTCGGGGATGGGTCCAATGCTACCTTTATCCAGAAGCTCATCGTCATACACAATGACATCTGGGCGCAGGGAACTAATAACATCCCGCATCTCTTCAGCACGGCATATCTCTCCCACCACCGAAATATCCATTTCCAACTCCAACACACGCTTTATGCATTCACGATATAATCTATGCCTGTTTGCGATGACTACTTTAATAGTCTGCAATAGGTTAATCCTCCTTGGCGGAGGCGCGTGGGGATCGAACCCACCCGGGCCAGCCCTCACTGACCCACACCAGATTTG encodes:
- a CDS encoding response regulator transcription factor, producing the protein MQTIKVVIANRHRLYRECIKRVLELEMDISVVGEICRAEEMRDVISSLRPDVIVYDDELLDKGSIGPIPELSKEFAPFRCVLLTSKENNYHDRLQNLRKLGIYGCILKSSKAEDLLSAIRNVAKADPYNDPRLETYKKPVSLIEKDTAQLDHLTPREKEVLYWLSQGFSNQNIAQIMFLSEKTVKNHVSRILKKLDFPDRTQAAVFAWKAGLAQYSPDQFYEILGKTQ
- the cysS gene encoding cysteine--tRNA ligase, which encodes MGLVLYNDLTRRKEEFAPVSPGRIGFYVCGPTVYDYIHIGNARPFVVFDALRRYMEYKGFEVIYVQNFTDIDDKMINKANQLGITVKELAEQFIEAYFEDIIPLGVRQATIHPKATEHIDDIIRLISRIIENGHAYIIDGNVYFDVKSYPNYGKLSGQSLEELQAGARIEVDERKRHPLDFVLWKAKKEGEPWWDSPWGHGRPGWHVECSAMAMKYLGDTIDIHGGGSDLIFPHHENEIAQAEAATGKQFVRFWIHNGYLLINKEKMSKSLGNILTVREIRKNFQPLAVRLFILAAHYRSPLDFSDDSLIQATKSLQRLRNCYSDLLFYMERSQEKNTPDTWLEDVVNNGYKRFCNALDDDFNTAGALGAVFEVVRDLNNYLKENETLDKQALIKSKDFFETVENILGVIGINTIGEEFAGTLSSSEIEGLIKEREAARKKRDFARADAIRNELASKGIILEDTPLGTRWKKKEQ